One region of Caviibacter abscessus genomic DNA includes:
- a CDS encoding thrombospondin type 3 repeat-containing protein — translation MNRSFENADLEEKGEIFSTIFNKNKEEFSLEKELLILNVAVERLTKIREAISKNNKIEISGENENSIFLKEVIQKMDELIEKLERRIEIELAYEKNQELNKNFDGDGLPNREELILGTNPYSYDTDMDGIIDSKDKKPNIKDENEKGR, via the coding sequence ATGAATAGAAGTTTTGAAAATGCAGATTTAGAAGAGAAAGGAGAAATATTTTCAACAATTTTTAATAAAAATAAAGAAGAATTTAGTTTAGAAAAAGAGTTGCTAATATTAAATGTTGCAGTTGAAAGATTAACTAAAATTAGAGAAGCTATTTCTAAAAATAACAAGATTGAAATTTCAGGAGAAAATGAAAATTCTATATTCTTAAAAGAAGTTATTCAAAAAATGGATGAATTAATTGAAAAATTAGAAAGAAGAATTGAAATAGAATTAGCATATGAAAAAAATCAGGAATTAAATAAAAATTTTGATGGAGACGGTTTACCAAACAGAGAAGAGCTTATACTTGGGACAAATCCGTATAGTTATGACACTGATATGGATGGAATAATAGATTCAAAAGATAAAAAACCTAATATTAAAGATGAGAATGAAAAGGGGAGATAG
- a CDS encoding NINE protein, with protein MQQIRLYFSWIFLGLFGIHSFIAGKPLQGILFIIFTILGSLLSVIGIGFLIFSIEGLIVLIQIIMAACKKSDQYGTIR; from the coding sequence ATACAGCAAATTAGGTTATATTTTAGCTGGATTTTTTTAGGTTTATTTGGAATTCATAGCTTTATAGCTGGAAAACCATTACAAGGGATATTGTTTATTATTTTTACAATATTAGGTTCTTTATTATCAGTAATTGGAATAGGATTTTTAATTTTTAGTATAGAAGGATTAATTGTTTTAATTCAAATTATAATGGCAGCATGCAAAAAATCAGATCAATATGGAACAATAAGATAA